A genome region from Gossypium hirsutum isolate 1008001.06 chromosome A04, Gossypium_hirsutum_v2.1, whole genome shotgun sequence includes the following:
- the LOC107947790 gene encoding uncharacterized protein translates to MGPFPPSWGKIDILVNVDYVYKWVEVVDLPTNDVKSVLRFLHTNIFTRFGALRALIRDEGLHFDYRIVANALNRYEVKHKIASAYHPLANGQAKISNREIKQILEKVVNPNCKGWSARLMKPCGLIAQLLGHH, encoded by the coding sequence atgggtccatttccaccatCCTGGGGAAAAATCGACATTCTTGTCAATGTGGATTATGTCTATAAATGGGTTGAAGTTGTGGATTTACCTACAAATGATGTCAAATCAGTTTTGAGATTCCTGCATACAAATATTTTTACTAGGTTTGGTGCCCTTCGTGCCTTAATTAGAGATGAAGGTTTACATTTTGATTACAGAATAGTTGCCAATGCTCTGAACAGATATGAGGTTAAACATAAAATTGCCTCGGCATACCACCCACTTGCAAATGGACAAGCTAAAATTTCCAATAGAGAAATCAAGCAAATTCTGGAGAAAGTTGTCAATCCTAACTGCAAGGGTTGGTCAGCAAGGTTGATGAAGCCTTGTGGGCTTATCGCACAGCTTTTAGGACACCATTAG